A single window of Flavobacteriales bacterium DNA harbors:
- a CDS encoding DUF983 domain-containing protein translates to MNVLSGIFQNKCPQCGKGPFWAHANPYINLFKFGGKIYDRCSACGIKYERDPGFWFGAMLISYALNVGQFIILWGFYAMVLPEGRPVWHLILAIIGTSILFFPVVYYLSRPIWIRFFIKFDPDIKAEPNSFPAELTNK, encoded by the coding sequence ATGAATGTGTTAAGCGGAATATTTCAAAACAAATGCCCACAATGTGGCAAGGGTCCTTTCTGGGCACATGCCAACCCTTACATCAACCTTTTCAAATTCGGGGGAAAAATATACGATCGTTGTTCGGCCTGTGGCATCAAATACGAACGTGATCCGGGATTCTGGTTCGGAGCGATGCTGATCAGTTACGCGCTGAACGTAGGCCAGTTTATTATCCTTTGGGGCTTTTATGCAATGGTTCTTCCGGAAGGCAGGCCCGTATGGCACCTGATCCTGGCGATCATCGGCACCTCCATCTTGTTTTTCCCTGTTGTGTACTACTTGTCAAGGCCAATCTGGATCCGTTTCTTCATCAAGTTTGATCCTGACATCAAGGCCGAGCCAAACAGCTTCCCAGCCGAGCTAACCAATAAGTAG
- a CDS encoding T9SS type A sorting domain-containing protein: MNAVEHVYVSIFPAPADEYAKILITLRGDYTMEITDQHGKVLCQQQFTGRFAFVNTTHFPSGTYVVRLKSKYWHGEQTMVVNHGGYQAF; this comes from the coding sequence ATGAACGCAGTAGAACATGTGTATGTCAGCATTTTTCCCGCACCAGCTGACGAGTATGCCAAGATCCTGATCACCCTCCGCGGAGACTATACCATGGAGATTACCGATCAGCACGGAAAAGTCCTTTGTCAGCAGCAATTCACCGGACGCTTTGCCTTTGTTAACACCACCCACTTTCCTTCGGGTACATACGTGGTTCGCCTGAAATCCAAATACTGGCATGGAGAACAAACCATGGTTGTAAACCACGGAGGTTACCAGGCATTTTAA